The Deinococcus yavapaiensis KR-236 genome segment CACGCCGCAGCAGCGCGTGCAGCACGCCAAGTTCGGTGCGGGCATCGTGGAAGCGGTGTGCTCGGACGGCGCGGACCTTGAAGTGACGGTGCGGTTCGATGGCGTGGGCGTCAAGCGCCTCATGGCGCGCTTCGCGCGGCTCACGCTCGCGAACACCGCCGCTTCGAACGCGCCGTTCCTGCAGGACCGTCATGCGTAACGTCACGCCTGAAGACTTCGTGTTTTTCGATGTGGAAACGACGTCGATCGATCCGGACGCGGCGGAGATCATCGAGATCGCCGGGCACCGTGCGGATGGACGCACCTTTCAAGCGTTCACGATGACGCGCGGAGACGTTCCACCGGACATCTTCGAACTTACCGGCATTCCCGAAGAGGAGTACCGCCGCGCGCGCCAACCGCTCGCGCGGGTGCTGCGGGCGTTCGTGGCGTTCGTGGGCGAGCAGCCGCTGGCGGGCCATAACGTGTACGCGTACGACTTGCCGTTGCTGCGGCGCGTCCTTGATGAAGCGCAGTTGCCGTGCCCGCCGGGCGCGCTCGACGCGAACGCGGTGGACACGTTGCACTGGGCGCGGGTGCGGTACCCGACGCCGCCGTCGCGACGCCTTGACGACGAACGGGAAGCGCGCTTGACCGGGTATCGCTTGAGCGACCTCTATCAGTACTTCACGGGAGAGGCGTTGGCGCACGCGCACCGCGCGGCGCACGATTGCGTCGCGTGCGACGTGGTGTTGCGCGCGCTGCTGCGCGACGCGCCTTCGCCGAGCGTTCGGCGCGCGTGGGCGGCGCTGCGCTTGCCCGAAGCGCGCTTCTACCCGGACGAACCGCCCGCGTTCGAGGAACGCGCCGCGTTCTTCGAGCGGACGCTGCGCGTTCCGGCGCGCGTGCCGCGCGTGGCGTCGCACGGCCCGGTGTTTCCCGCGCCGGACAACGTCTTCCCGGCGTGGGCGGAGCAGGTCGTGCAGACGGGTGACGTGAGCGAAACGCAGTTGCCGCACGTGCTGCGCGACCTCGCGGGGCGCAACGCGTCGTCGAGCGTCGCGCAAGCCGTGCTGCGGCGCTTTCCGAGCGCGAGCGTGGACGCCGCGAACGTCCTCGCGCTCGCGGGAAGCTTTCGCGTGAAACGACAACCGGACGGGCAGGTGCGCGCGCCGCAAGCGGACATGGCGCGCGCGGTGCAACGCGCGCTCGAAGAACGCGCGGGCAGTCACGTCACGCTCGTGCAAGCGCCGACGGGAACGGGCAAGACCAAAGGGTACTTGTTTCCGGCGTTGCATCACGCGGGCCGTACGAAGCAACGCGTGATCATCGCGACGCACACGAAAGTGCTGCAAGGGCAAGCGCTCGAAGAACTCGAACGAGGCGCGCACGCGTACCAGACGAGCGCGGTGTCCGTGAAAAGCGCGCGCAACTACGTGTGTTTGGAGGCGTTGCACGACGCGCTCGTCGCGCATGACGTGAAGGACGGCGCGGACGCCGCGGCGGCCCTCGCGACGCTCACCGCGTACGCGACCGCCGGTCACTTCGAGTTGGAGGCGCTTCCGGCGCATTGGCAGTACAGCGCGGCTTTTCGGGCGTTGAGCTTCTCGTTGGAGTCGTACGGTGGGCGCTGCCGTTCGGAGTGCGCGTTTCACGCGGTGTGCGCGTATCAAACGGACGCGCGGCAGCGTGATCAAGCGTCGATTTGGGTGACGAATCAAGCGTGGCTGCTCGCGACCCTCGGGCGGGACGACGCGCCGGACGAGGTGACGCCGAGCAAACCGCACGTGGTGATCGACGAAGCGCACAACCTTGAGGACGTCGCGACCGAAGCGTACAGCGTGGCGTTCAGCGGCGAGCGCCTCGCGTTTCACTTGCGGCGCCTGGATGACCGCGCACGGCGACGTGGCGTGCTGCGCGATGGTCGCAACGTCCACCCGGACGACGTGGACGTCGCGCGGCACTTGCGCGACACGCTCGTGCCCGGCGCGCTCGACGCGCTCGCGGACTTCGCGCCGCGCGTGGACGCGTTCGTGAAGCAGCACGGTGACGGTGACGCGCAGTTCGGCGTGCAGCATTTGCTGACGCCGCTGGCGTTGGCCAGCGCGGATTGGCAGCGCCTCAAGCGCGTGGAGCTCATGACGCTCGACGCCCTCAAAAGCGTGCGGGACGCGTTGCGGTTGCTGCGCGGCAAGAAGGTGCGCGGCCTCACGCAACCGACGCTGCAGTACCTCGACGACTTCATCCACGTGGCGTTCGCGCGGCACACCTTGCCGTGGGACAACGCTATTCACACGACGCATTGGCATCCGCAGGAAGGCTGGTCGTACGTGCGGCGCCCGGTGGACCTCGCGGTGCACTTGCGCGCAGTGTGGGCGCGCGTGCGCAGCGTGACCTTCACGAGCGCCACGCTCACGCCAAGCGGCGATTACGCGTACTTCAAGCGCACGCTGGGCCTTCCGGACGACGCGGTGGAACTCACCTTACCGGAGACGTTGCCGTACGAACGCGCGCACGTCGTCTTTCCGCAGCACTTGCCGGGCGCGCGCAGCGAGAACGTGGAGCGCTTTCAACGCTTGTACCATCAAGAGTTGCGCGTGGTGCTGCCCGCCGCGCAGCGCAGCTTGACGTTGTTCACGAGTCGCGCGCGCATGCAAGCCGCCGGGTCGTTTCTCGCGTCGCTCACGCCGTTGATGCCGCTCAACCGTAAGGAACGCGAAGACGTCGCGCACGTCATGCGTGACGCGGGTCCGAAGATCGCGCTTGGCACGCGCGCGTTCATGGAAGGCGTGGACTTCCCGAACTTGAAGCTCGTGAACCTCGAACGCTTGCCCTTTCCAGTGCCGGACGCGTTGCTGCGTGCTCGGCAGGAACTCGTGGCGCAAGCGGGCCTTGATCCATGGTACGACTTTTACTTGCCCAAGGCGCTCTTGTCGTTCACGCAAGCGTTCGGACGGTTGATTCGCGATGACCGTGCGCGTGCGGGGGACGGCGCGTTCGTGCTGTGGGACAAGCGGGTGCTGTCCGCCGCGTACCGGGAAGTGGTCTTCGCGGCGTTGCCGGACAGCGTGGCGCGCAGCGGTCACTTTCACTACCCGACGTCTCGCGCGGCGTTTTACGACGTCATGGCGAGTGTGCTGGGCGTGCCGCGCGACGCGTTGCCGAGCGAGGATCTGCTGGACGACGTGACGCGGCACTTGCGAACGTTGCAAGCGGCGTTCGCGGAAGGGCGCGTGTCACGCGACGACGCCATTTGGCAAGTGCTGACGTTGTTTTGGCCGCGCGTCGCGCGCGACGGCCTCAAACCGCAGCAACGTCAAGCGATCGACGCGGCGCTCGACGGTCGCGCGGCGTTGACGTTGCTGCCCACCGGGTTCGGCAAGAGCCTCACGTTTCAAGTGCCGGCGTTGCTGCAAGGCGGCGTCACCGTCGTCGTCAGTCCGTTGATCGCGTTGATGGAAGATCAAGTGAGCGCGTTGCAAAGCGTGGGCGTGCCGGCCGCGGCCGTGAACGCCAGCCGCTCGAACGCCGAGCAGCGCGGCGTGCTCGACGACGTGGAACGCGGCGACGTGCACGTGTTGTACGTCAGTCCGGAGCGCATCAACCGCAGCAGCGAATTCAAAGAGCGGTTGCGGCGCCTCGCGCGGCGTGGACTCGTGCGCCGCGTGGTCTTCGATGAAGCGCACTGCTTGAGTGATTGGGGGCATGACTTCCGCCCGGATTACCGCAGCGTGCTACGCGAACTGCACAAACTGGACTTGCGCGTGTCGATCAGCGCCCTCACCGCGACGGCCACGCCGGACGTCGAAGCGGAGTTGCGGCGTGACCTCGCGTTGCACGACTCGGTGGTGGTGCGCGCGTCGCTGGACCGTCCGAACGTGTCGTACTTCGCGTACGCCTTTCGAGGGAAAGACGCCGCGGTGGACAAGCTTGGCAGTTTGACGCAAATGCTCAACTGGTTGCGTGACGATCACCCGGATGGGAGCGCCATCGTGTACGTCTCCACCCGCAACGCCGCCACGCGCCTCGCGCGGGCGCTGCAGGAATTGGGCTTCGCGGCGCAAGCGTACCACGCGGGCTTGTCTGCGTTGGTGCGTTCGGAAGTGCAAACGCAGTTCATGACCGACGAGGTCAAGGTGATCGTCGCGACGAACGCGTTCGGGATGGGCGTCGACAAGGCGAACGTGCGGCTCGTGGTGCACTTCAATCCGCCGCGCAGTTTACCCGCGTACATTCAAGAAGCGGGCCGG includes the following:
- a CDS encoding RecQ family ATP-dependent DNA helicase gives rise to the protein MRNVTPEDFVFFDVETTSIDPDAAEIIEIAGHRADGRTFQAFTMTRGDVPPDIFELTGIPEEEYRRARQPLARVLRAFVAFVGEQPLAGHNVYAYDLPLLRRVLDEAQLPCPPGALDANAVDTLHWARVRYPTPPSRRLDDEREARLTGYRLSDLYQYFTGEALAHAHRAAHDCVACDVVLRALLRDAPSPSVRRAWAALRLPEARFYPDEPPAFEERAAFFERTLRVPARVPRVASHGPVFPAPDNVFPAWAEQVVQTGDVSETQLPHVLRDLAGRNASSSVAQAVLRRFPSASVDAANVLALAGSFRVKRQPDGQVRAPQADMARAVQRALEERAGSHVTLVQAPTGTGKTKGYLFPALHHAGRTKQRVIIATHTKVLQGQALEELERGAHAYQTSAVSVKSARNYVCLEALHDALVAHDVKDGADAAAALATLTAYATAGHFELEALPAHWQYSAAFRALSFSLESYGGRCRSECAFHAVCAYQTDARQRDQASIWVTNQAWLLATLGRDDAPDEVTPSKPHVVIDEAHNLEDVATEAYSVAFSGERLAFHLRRLDDRARRRGVLRDGRNVHPDDVDVARHLRDTLVPGALDALADFAPRVDAFVKQHGDGDAQFGVQHLLTPLALASADWQRLKRVELMTLDALKSVRDALRLLRGKKVRGLTQPTLQYLDDFIHVAFARHTLPWDNAIHTTHWHPQEGWSYVRRPVDLAVHLRAVWARVRSVTFTSATLTPSGDYAYFKRTLGLPDDAVELTLPETLPYERAHVVFPQHLPGARSENVERFQRLYHQELRVVLPAAQRSLTLFTSRARMQAAGSFLASLTPLMPLNRKEREDVAHVMRDAGPKIALGTRAFMEGVDFPNLKLVNLERLPFPVPDALLRARQELVAQAGLDPWYDFYLPKALLSFTQAFGRLIRDDRARAGDGAFVLWDKRVLSAAYREVVFAALPDSVARSGHFHYPTSRAAFYDVMASVLGVPRDALPSEDLLDDVTRHLRTLQAAFAEGRVSRDDAIWQVLTLFWPRVARDGLKPQQRQAIDAALDGRAALTLLPTGFGKSLTFQVPALLQGGVTVVVSPLIALMEDQVSALQSVGVPAAAVNASRSNAEQRGVLDDVERGDVHVLYVSPERINRSSEFKERLRRLARRGLVRRVVFDEAHCLSDWGHDFRPDYRSVLRELHKLDLRVSISALTATATPDVEAELRRDLALHDSVVVRASLDRPNVSYFAYAFRGKDAAVDKLGSLTQMLNWLRDDHPDGSAIVYVSTRNAATRLARALQELGFAAQAYHAGLSALVRSEVQTQFMTDEVKVIVATNAFGMGVDKANVRLVVHFNPPRSLPAYIQEAGRAGRDGAPAWAALLHDASDWNLQAWLARQGLPQLEHARHLVDLLSRDGHLTRYAEQLVADVNAALPDSVDPLDVGDLNWLLAALEASGTLSVTHRVGTVRLLSSLDVDALGADVGAAHANALWRLGYRPGRRPCSIDLAQLDEDTAEALNRALFDLAQQRPLDVLYSAHAPALSLTLRRASLATFTDVLEQQLQHKQRDLEAMKRYALDSRCRRAALLDAFRERLERRADAASCCQACNFDDRPWLLATQLSTEEIERVYKVKRTLLHFLSEFERRTRDRGLDARGLGRVRLLMTLRGESNVVRRSRGGVDTITLPSFLQLSPFFGRLEFVTEREIERTLDEATREGYVAVTPFKDGVTYQLTAAGAQFLTRPNRPRETRMPA